The DNA region ATGCAGCCATGTTCCCTATGATATTCACTACATGGTTATTGCATTGCCACTGGGTCTATGTTGAAATCTGCATCTCAGTCAGGATGCCTCGACAAACAGCAGCTATGAGTCTACTTGGTTTTTCTTAGACGCTTGTGTTGCCGGTCTGAAAGTAGGACAGTGTTTTCATGgcttttttctcctcttccctcctcggCGTTGTTTACACTAATGTAGGTCTCTTGAGGGTAAATACTAAGTAAAAAAGAagcgagacagaggagagaaaggaggctGAGATTGTAGCTATCAGCAAAGTTTGGGGTGTCTACAAAGCCGATTTCTACGAGGCATTAGTTTATGATGACACTATTAAAGATACGGCATATTCCCTGGTCTATATTTGCCTGCGTCAACCCCCCGTTTCCGTCATCATCAATGCTCTTTCTGTTTTGTTATGTATTGATTCGTGCCGACGTGGCAAAGAGCTGAACTAAAATGGGCTTTCGATGCTTTGAAAAGAAGGTCAATTTTAACAGCTACTCCTCTAAGCTTtcctttaatgttgtttccgtTTAATTGCTTATTGCTGATAACAAGTGACTGATGTTCTCTCCAAAGTGTTTTCTtggacatattttgttcaagtAGTGGGAATAGGCTCTACTAATAATTGTAGTGGCAGTAATCATCACAcattgtagtagtggtaatagtagtagtagcgcagtgtagtagtaatggttgtagtagtggtagcggtggtagtagcagtagtcatgcattgtagttgtggtagtaatTATATTCCTAGTCACTGCGCCTACTTTAAGTTAATAATAGAGTAAAACTactattttaattaatattttgccTACAATTCACCTGCTAAATGCCAATATATAATATGAtgtaaagtgatatttttataCCAGTGTTCAGAGTCGGACCATCCTATATGCAGACTATACGTAGGGCCCGGCAGCTGAGTTTGGCCCCACCTTCCGAGTCCTGATAGTTTTAAAATTTTGGTCTGTCTGTTAATCTACATGTAGTTATGACCAAACAGGGCCCTGGTTTGCTCTTCTGAGTAAATATccctttctgattggttaaatgtgtttgtacagAGGACACATTGCTGTAATTtgatccctccctcctccctcgatCATAAACACAGCTCAGCGACAGCACAAAGACGGCATGATGGAAGTTTACTACACATTTGTCTGTTGTCCTGACCTTGACTCATGTCATAACTTCAGACACTTTAGACTGCAGCAGGTTCCTTACTGCTGTTAATAATAGAAGGTTTGCCTTTGCTGGGCGAGAGAATGACTTGTGAACGAGCTGCAAATGTACTCATGCTTTCATGCATAATTAATGAACTTTTTGCTAATGTTGGCTAGGCGTAAATACACGTGAGTATTAGACACATATTCATCACTCATTTATTTGAAGTTTTCCTGCATTTGTTGATCACAAATAGCATGATCATGAAGTGAAAGTAACTTGAAAGTTTTCATGACAGTGAATTGGTCCTAATCACATCGTGATAAAGAGATGGTGAGCCTATAATTACAATGAGTAGGCCTAAAGCAAAGTGTTGCAGGTTTACAGGTCTAGAGTGGCACTACTACATAACATTTTATAACACGCTTAGAGCCCCCTGAAGGTTTGATCCAGCTCTGCCACTGTTGCTTATTTCTAGTCAAAATTTTTCGGAGTTCAGTCACTGGAGAGTAAAAGTAGAATTTCATATAATTGCTAATGTGCTAGTGATTGAAGATGCACCTGactcataatatcatttttacaccTGCGTCGCTTTATACAGTaacaaaaattataataactCAGGCAGATCAAAGCGTATTAATGCCTTCATATTAGGAGTCTTATCATTTCCAAAGCAATTCTGCAGGGGATATGATTTGATAAACCACAGATATTACTTTTGGGTATTAAACATGATCACTCAAAAGAttatttcctttttctttttttagataTCATAGCTAATCTTCTGACAAATCCTTCAATACAATAGAACTAGCAGGATGCAGACAGCTTGTGACATAGTGGAGGAGCATTTGATGACTTCCTATTGATGGCGGTGAAATTGAGATCCCCTGTCATGTCAATACAATGCTACAAATCAAAGTATACAGCAATAACACTGATGCCAAATCTCCACCCTATCTGCTAAATATGACACAGGAAATCGTAATTGTGTAGCCACAATCGATAGCCACCGGTTAACCTCAGCTGAACTGTTGTGCTGGTGAACACAGTGGGATATGCAAGCTTCCATATCAATAACAGGAAGTTTATAACAATTAATCATATATGGACAAGCTGATAGGAGTTTTATGAGATGCCAGATATGTTAGTGagtagataataataatataatagtaaTATTTAGATACAAGGGGTGGattacatcaaaaacatgggaaAGGTCCTTAAAGGTCCTTTGTTcggcaaaattgactctcgtgacctttaagccatgttataatgttgttacctcttcaaacgtatatctggagttgtgttttgtttctttgacCCTGTATTATTATGctatttacatctccaaagctcaaaatgctctgttccaccttgtgatgtcatgaagctttagttttcaagttaacagctaccttttgcctTCAGTTCAGTAATGATTggtaattccaaggctgaaattatccaaatgagtctagtgaaggtgtgtggagtttaaaaacacagtggagcactgcgagtattaccacatgacaatattactccaggtacgtttttgatgaggatataacgtagatcagaaaatggggGGGTGGGTGATGGGGGGACGGGgggtaatatgagccctttaatggtACTGAACTGATTTTTACCtccttaaacacaaaaaaagaaagttaattTTTAACAGGTTGCTGCAGTACAAACTTATTCCCCAttttcctagcatcctaattattcactgtgaggGAGTTTATAAGCTTGTTAGACAACTTCCAGAGGCCAGAACAGAGTTTTTTTCCGGCATGCCACTGCAACAACAGCTAGCTGCTAACAGCCAACagcgttacttcctggttcgctgCCAATAGGAATGCTTTACGATTAGATGCAGACCGCACAAAGCGGTTTCATTCTGGTCTACAATATctggacaataataataataataataataataataatagtaattgttAATTATTATATGAAATAGGCTACGGTTCATTTTAAAGTCCCTACTTGTGAGTTGTTTTAGGTATTTCAAGTTCTAATaagccataacattatgaccatctGCGACTATGTATCAGTGGAGATCAAGTCATTTCAAATCTTTTCTTGCCCTATTTCATAATAAATAAGAATATTTTACCAACTTCAGACTGACCTGACTTTAagcaaaccaaaataaaacaacacttaTTACTGAACCACTGATTACAATAGACTACTAACAGAATACACCTGGAATGTTTAGTTACAGCAGTGAGTTCATTTGAGCAGTCTACCCGCTTTAGCtagccaaaataaaagcactgtaTTGCATaaaagtagttgtttttgtaatCTTCCCTGGCGGAATATTAAGTGTTACAGGCAGTGCACAAGCTTAAGTATTTGGAGCTTTTTATCATAACAATAACTCTTCATAGAAAAACACTGTGCTCTGTTTGTGTACACCTTGGATCCATTTGTCACAACTACTGATCTGAATAAATCTTATGTGGAAAGGCGTGACTGAGCGAATCAATGGAGTCGTGCTGTGGCTATGGTGTCTTCTTCTGGTGTCCTCGGCAAGTGTtgctaccccccccccccccccccccccgctaaAGCTAACACTGCACCCATTTCAGCGCCTTCTCACCcgctgtctcactctcacactttCCGGCAAATGACACTGAAACCAACTGCCTCTTTTGACTGCTACTAGCAcgtcaggtcaaaggtcacgcaCCTCACGGGCCACATGGTGCTGTTTAAACAAGCACGGCTGGTTTAGGTGGAAATTGCAGTTGTAACAAGTATATTTCATGTGCTAATGCATCAAGCCCTGTGGATTTATAACTGtaaaaagcaggtctaaaaaagAATTTGTGAAGTGTTTGGACCCAGATATCTCTAAGAACTAATGGTTATAAAACTGTGCTTGAGATCAAGGTCATCTACATTCCATTAATTATAACCACATTTCTCGATGTGTAATTCAGAGAGGTTACATTTCTACCATAATACACTGACTAATGCTCAGAGGTGACGTTACAGAGATTGCCCCCAGTTAAGAATCAACCATTCtcaataaatatttcaaatgtttttaagtatccaagtacattttgaaactcatatatatacatttgaatGCATATATATTCCAGGCGGCTTAAACATGAATAATAACAACAGTATTTTTGAATAGTCCTGAACTGCCGTGCAAAGTTAAAGTTCATTCTATTTTGTGTAGAGTATGCCATTGCATCAAGTGTTCAAAATAAtgcaattaataataataataataataaaaatgtgtttaggcATTGAAAAATCTGACATTATTATAGATTACCACTCACATAGGAATAACTGCAATTTTCACACATCACAGAATTATTGACCACGTTCAGCTTACTAGGATATGGAATTGTTGGATATAATAATTGGTTAACACACATCTTGAGTGCAGTGACCCAGACGTTGTGTATGCGTTGTGTATGCCTCCTGTAATCCCATCTCCAGTCCGGATACATCTTATCACTCACATCTGTAACTGCCATTATCCGTCATCCCACTCCCCAGCCACCTCCCTCTCCCTAGCCTTTGCATCATTAGGCCCCGCTATTTCTCTAAGAACACCAACACAGTTCTCactcctttcttctcctcccttgCATTTATAAGTCCAATGCAGCTTTGGCTTGGTGCCAGTCCGTGCCTTATAGCACAACAATGCCACCTACAGGTTCAGTACCACCTCCCATTACTACCAGCCCGTGCACTGACAACATTGTGTCTCTCCACTCCACTGTAGCatttgtgtctatgtgtgtgtgtgtcggggtgtcgAGGGCGCTTTATTAGCAGAAAAATTAATAAGGCTTTGATAAAAAGAGGCATGGATTACGTTGAAATTTGAGGCTCATTATTGGCTAATCCTTTTTGAATTGGATGTGTATCAAGTTGCTTCACTCGTGGTTTGCTAGTGTGtgcacagagagaagaggcatTTAATTCAAGCCTGGATGAAGCCTACAGTGGCATTCATAACAGTGCTACACCACAACTAATTATTATAGACTGCTGTTGTTGAAAAGGTTGCTGTGTTATTATTTTCGTGATTATAATATACACAccaaaagaaaagaacaaacaaaaacatgaatacattttatgagAGAGATGTGAAACGTTggctattttcttttatataaaGGGGGATTATGTGTGGCAGCGTTTATCTATGACGCGATAGTAATCTGAGTAGATAGGCcagaaaaaatgtttctttcacAGACAACAttgagtcacatttttaaagttgtgtTGTACAGTAGAGCAAGTGAGCTAACCTGGGTGCTGAATAGACAAAATAAGGCAGAGTAAAAGAGTATAAATATGGATACAGTGATGGCCAAAATGATTAGGACGCTTGTCACACCTGGTAACATATTCTTATTCTGATGTCAGTGCATTACAGAGTTTATGGTTATATGCAGTTGGAAAAGGCCTGTTattatttgttctttattttgacTACAGCAGATTTTGTTTAGTTCTTTACTTCTTTTCAATTAAAAATGATTGTGTACAATTGAGTCTGAAGTGGGCATAACATttaaggttttgttttgtttatatggtTGTGTGATTGTTTTGTAAGGTATTTAatggatgaaaaaaataattatttatacCAAGTGTTCTAATATTTTGACCACCATTGTAGCTTAACTATAGCAATGACAAAACATCAATCTAAACATTCCCCAGGATAATAGTCTACATGTAATTTTTGAGTCCATTCAAACAAGTGGTTCAAGCCAAAGTTGCAGAAGTGTCCagtgttgttttatatatatatatatatatatatatatatatatatatatatatatatatatatatatatatatatatatataatttccaCAGTAACTGAAAAGGCTCCTAATCTACAGTAGATTGGCACTTTAGCACTGTGGGACGGGGCAGTTATAGGCAGTACTTATAGACCAGTAAAAGTGCTCTTTTACCTGCTGTCTGGTGTGCATGGGTGCCCCCTTGGTCTTGAAGCCTCCTTGGGAACTGCACTCTGAGGCACTGAAGTGGTCCGAGCTCGTGGACGATCTCTTGGAGAGGGTGTCACAGCCCCCCACGAATGTGTTATCCAAAGGGAGCTCCTGTATCACGTGATGCTTTTTCACCGACACTGGGGTGTCCGCCTTCAGGTGAAAAGCAGATTGCGGAGAGGCCGACTTGTAGTGCCGAGCCAGGTCTGGACTGCTTGGTTTGAAGGTAGTGGTGGGTGTGGCATTCCAATCAAAGCGCCCAATACCCTGATCTTCCATTTCTGTGGGCAGGCTGATGGTGCCATTGATCGGTTCATGGGCTGGGTCATCCGGTTTGTTACCTTCGATAGTCACAAAGTTTAGAAGTGAACTTTTAGGAGATTTCCTTTTCTTTCgcttcttctttttgttctgtttgttttcagtGTTGGGTGACATCCACTCTGCCCCTTGCTTTTTTCTCTGAGCTGCTTTGAatcgggaggcgtggcggcagCGTAGCAGCACAGTGACAAAGATGACAATAATCACCACCAAGGCGCCGGTGACAAAGGCTATCATTATGGTTAAATAGTCTCCACTTTGGTAAGTTTCACTGCTCTCACCAATGTTGCGGTCAATCGGCGTTTCCATGGTGCGGCGGATGAGGTCATAGATCAGTGTTGAGTTGCCCACTGTGTCATTGACATAAAGGAACACCAGCACTAGTGTATGGAGAGATTTAGGATATCCCAAGTCACTTATGTTGACCACTAATCTATGTAAGCCTATGTCTGTCACAGCCGGCTTCTCCTCTAGTGTAATATTGCCAGTCACCGGGTCAATGCGAAACAAGCCCTTGCTGTTTCCACTTACAATAGTGTATTTTAGCTCTGCGTTCATTCCAGTGTCCCCATCTACTGCAAACACTTCGGCCACTACGGATCCCGGGATAGAGGACAGGGGAACCAGCTTGAAGGATGTATTAGAAGGGGGGTATATAACAATGGGAGTGTTGTCATTCACATCTATGACATTGATAGTCACCTTGGCGGCTGAGGAGCAAGGGGGTCTACCACTGTCCACCGCCCGGACATCAAAAGTGTATGAACTTTGCTGCTCCCTGTCAAAAGAGACGTTTGATTTGATCACGCCAGAGTAAGCATCCAATATAAAGTTTTCATTGTCATTCAGAATTGAGAGTGAAACTGCTGCATTTTCCCCTGCATCTGAATCGGTGACAGTTATAACCCCCACAGTGCTATATTTTGGGAGATTCTCTGATACAAAGAACTGAAAATGGTTGTGTGTGAACTTTGGATTGTTGTCATTCTCATCCAGTACTGTTACAATGACTGCTGCCTGTGTTTGCAGTGGGGGCGTGCCATTATCCCGAGCTGTTACTGTGAACAAAAACCTGTCCTGATCTTCTCTGTCAAACACTCTCGATGCGGTCAGTACCCCTGTTTTGCGATCCAAATCAAAAAAGGAAGCGTTAGGTCCCAGCTGATAAACAATCTCTGCGTTTTTACCCGCGTCCTCATCTGTGGCACTCAAAATCGTCAGGAACAAgtctcttttattgttttccaTGACAGCCAACTCAATGACTGGTTGGGTAAAAATAGGAGGGTTGTCATTCTCATCCTCCAGTCTGACTCTCACTAAAGCAGTTTGATTTAAGCTTGGTTTCCCAGAGTCTGACGCCACTATTTTAAAGTTATATTCCTTGGTCCCTTCATAGTCGAGGAGTGCAGATGTTTCGAGAAGATACTGGTTGTCATAGACGGCTTTGAGATGAAAGGGCACATCCTTctcaatgaaacaaatcacCTTCCCATTGATATCAGTGTCTTTGTCCGATACAGTGATCAAAGCGATCTTAGTGTTGATGGGATCCTTCTCAGAGAGGAAAACAGTGCCGTTAATGGGGCTGATTATGTATCTCAGGTCTATGTTAGGGGGATTGTCGTTTACATCAGTGACATTAATAGAAACCGTAGCTCTAGCCGGACTGGAGCTCCCATCACTAGCTAAAACTGACAGCTTGTGAATGGCAGTCTCCTCTCTATCCAAAGGCCGCTGCACTGTTATCAGCCCGGTGGTGGTGTTTAAAGAGAATAGCCTTTTTGTGGCTGGTGGCACCTGGGTCCCAAACACATAACGAATGTCAGCATTAGGCCCTATGTCTGCATCTGTTGCCTGAAGTTGAACTACTGACGTTCCGATGGCAGAGTTCTCTGGGATGTGCACATCGATTTGACTCTCTTTAAAAACCGGCCTGTTATCATTCACATCTGTCACTGTCACTTGTAGTATAGCAGTGCTGGATTTCTGAGGGCTGCCACCATCTTCTACTTTGATTTTCATCACATACGTATCCTTCTGTTCTCTGTCCAAATTCTGCTGCACAATGAGCTGGGGCCACTTCTCCCCCTCAGGCGTTTCCACTATGTCTAAGCCGAAGGCGCTCTGTCCATTGATCAGCTCGTATTTATGCACACTGTTGGGGCCGGTGTCTGGGTCAGTGGCGGAGGGGATGGCAAAGCGGCTGTTAATGAGCGTGTTCTCGGGAATGGAGATGTTGATGACAGGCGACGGGAACATGGGCGCATTATCATTCGTGTCTTTCACTATTATTTTGATCTTAATCAGCCTGAAATAATCATTAGGCAAAATGACCACTTCAATTTCAAAGGAGCACTCGCTGTCCTCAAATGACGGGCCGGGACACAACTTCTCCCGGTCTATTCGGTTGGATGTGGTGAATATCTCCCCGGTACTGCTGAGGACGCGCACGAGTGGGTTATCCCCCGCTTTGGAGACGAGCCGGTAGACGAGATTAGCACTCGCCCCGGTGGCAGCATTTGTATGGGAAATGTTTAGGTCCTTTGGTATGTTTCCAATGAGCACGTTTTCTGGCAGCTCCTCTCTGATAGGGTAGATCAGTTCTTGGGCTATGGAGGGATCGAGCCAAATGCAGGCGAGCAAGGTGCCCAACAGGTAATAGTCCTTTAAATCCATGATTAGTACGATTCCAGCCTTCTCAACTCAACTCAGCTTTCTCGTCTGTGTAGCTCCTTGCATAATATGACGTGCTCCCAAACCTATGAATACACAACAGTGGAGATATTTCAAATAATTACACGAACAAACAGCTACGCTCAGAGTCAGCTACTTCAAATTATGCTCCGTCTCTTATCATGAATTCATAGAAAAAATAGGCTGCCTTTTATGTCAGGCTTCTAACATCCCGCACATTTTATGGTCAGTAATAATCTCTTCTGAAGCCCTCTATGCCTGCAAAACTTCACTCCACACACTGCGCTGTTCATTTTACACTCAAATTAGAAAAGCGGGGAACGCAAAGTAATgctaaacatgcatgaatgaagcCTAAAACATTTCACGGAGAGCTGTTTTCATGCATACGTACCCAAATCGCGctgaatgagaggaggagagagacgaagaggagagaaaaactGTCAGCTCATAGCCGTCTTATCCAGAGATGCCTGTGAGCTTATTGGGGGTAAGATATCCTTGTGATGCTCCGGGTCTCGGAATAATAATCAGACAGTCAGCGAGGAGAGCAGCTGGTCTGGCAAACCGGGATAAAGGAAACACTGAAGGCGTCGCAGTTTTTCTTTATTCCCATTTAACTTTCCCCAAATGGAAGAGTGCAGTCTAATTGACGGTGACTGCGGTGATCACGCTCTCTCTGCGCGCTCTAGAGCAGCTTCAGCGGCAGCCAGGTGGTCAGTGGTTTGTAGTAGCTTCCATTAAAGATAAAAGAGGATAAAAAAAATGTTCCCAAATCAAGCAGTGCGCATCCCTGGCTACCTGTTATAAGAAGGAGGCGAGCTGGAGGACACTTGCGTCCCGTCATGTCTCAAGTTCACGCAGCTCCATGTAGCCCGTGCATCAAGGTTACAACGAAATCAGACGGGTAGAAAAGGCATAAAAACAAGCTGAAAAGTCCGGTCTCACTTGTGAAAATCTCCAGGGGTGAACGTACGTGACACCCGACGCAGCGCCTTTCCCCCCTTGCGCCTCCGCTCCGTGCACTATCCTGGCGCGCTCACTCCCACCGCTGAAGATCTCGCACTAACTCCGGTGTAAACCCAAAGGAGAGCCAGCGAAGTATACCACACCGACACACATACGACCCTCGTCATTGACTCTAGCAccgccctctctcccttttaCTGGCGTACATAGGGAGCCGAAGCCGCGCAGTGATTGGCCCAGAGTCACGTCACTTAATACGAGACCGGTAAGATGCTGTAGGCTGCTGCGGGCTGCGGAGACCAAAGAGCCTGAGGAGACTAGAGCGGGGAGTGCTgctgatgatgaggaggaggatgggggTGATGAAGCTGCCACAGAAAGGGCTTTTGAGTGATTGTACAAAGCTGCTAAAGAGACAAATCAAAAACCTTTTAGTGTTGTGGATTTGATTTTAACGCTGTTACGGGTATAATAAGCCCTTTACACACTTATACGGCAGGTGAGGTTCAATGGAAAGTTGTCTAGAATGAATTTAATAAGTTAGTGGCCTATAGTGGCCTACAGAAGGCTACGGTTACGTTTAAAGCTCTTCATGGTTCTCACAATGACTGACACCTGGCCATGTAATGCATTCTATAATTTAAGGTGTTGCATTGCTACTTCAAGGTACtgaaatagataaaaaaaaattaaaaaaaattgaaccaTGTGAAAATAGGCCAAGGTGctacatttgaacaaaaacataaaggGGTACAAAATAGGGTTAATAGGCTATAAATCCTATGTGTTTTGCTTTCAGAGTTGCAACAACAAAGCCTGCATGCCTTACATTTGCTAGATGaacttttttcttcatttatgcAAGATGGGTGCTGGCACAAATGGTACAAGGACCTTAATTACCGGATTAGAAAACTTGACACAATCATTCGGGAATCCAGGATTGCTGTCCAAACATTACACACGGCTATCCTGTATTTGAACCAAGTGCAAACACAACAGACGCCTTGTGAGAGTGGAGACCGCTAATAATGTCCCCACACAGAGAGGGCTTTGTAAGCGTGATGCACGGGATTCATATTCacgctctgtcctctgctcttggCACCCTGCAGCCCTCACAATCTCCATTTGTCCTGGGAAGAAATAACCTTGACATCTAATACTGTTTTCTACCGTACGAATttctctggatttttttttttttttttttaatcacacgAGTCGCAGTGATCTTACGCAAGGATATGGTGTGACTTTGGAATTGGCCTAAGTGCTGCTGCATGATCTTATTCCCtgacaaggtt from Periophthalmus magnuspinnatus isolate fPerMag1 chromosome 3, fPerMag1.2.pri, whole genome shotgun sequence includes:
- the LOC117391074 gene encoding protocadherin-9; translation: MDLKDYYLLGTLLACIWLDPSIAQELIYPIREELPENVLIGNIPKDLNISHTNAATGASANLVYRLVSKAGDNPLVRVLSSTGEIFTTSNRIDREKLCPGPSFEDSECSFEIEVVILPNDYFRLIKIKIIVKDTNDNAPMFPSPVINISIPENTLINSRFAIPSATDPDTGPNSVHKYELINGQSAFGLDIVETPEGEKWPQLIVQQNLDREQKDTYVMKIKVEDGGSPQKSSTAILQVTVTDVNDNRPVFKESQIDVHIPENSAIGTSVVQLQATDADIGPNADIRYVFGTQVPPATKRLFSLNTTTGLITVQRPLDREETAIHKLSVLASDGSSSPARATVSINVTDVNDNPPNIDLRYIISPINGTVFLSEKDPINTKIALITVSDKDTDINGKVICFIEKDVPFHLKAVYDNQYLLETSALLDYEGTKEYNFKIVASDSGKPSLNQTALVRVRLEDENDNPPIFTQPVIELAVMENNKRDLFLTILSATDEDAGKNAEIVYQLGPNASFFDLDRKTGVLTASRVFDREDQDRFLFTVTARDNGTPPLQTQAAVIVTVLDENDNNPKFTHNHFQFFVSENLPKYSTVGVITVTDSDAGENAAVSLSILNDNENFILDAYSGVIKSNVSFDREQQSSYTFDVRAVDSGRPPCSSAAKVTINVIDVNDNTPIVIYPPSNTSFKLVPLSSIPGSVVAEVFAVDGDTGMNAELKYTIVSGNSKGLFRIDPVTGNITLEEKPAVTDIGLHRLVVNISDLGYPKSLHTLVLVFLYVNDTVGNSTLIYDLIRRTMETPIDRNIGESSETYQSGDYLTIMIAFVTGALVVIIVIFVTVLLRCRHASRFKAAQRKKQGAEWMSPNTENKQNKKKKRKKRKSPKSSLLNFVTIEGNKPDDPAHEPINGTISLPTEMEDQGIGRFDWNATPTTTFKPSSPDLARHYKSASPQSAFHLKADTPVSVKKHHVIQELPLDNTFVGGCDTLSKRSSTSSDHFSASECSSQGGFKTKGAPMHTRQQGTLTRARTELNPEYLDLRPRAELNPEYWTPCTPLAADDFYEQASPDKRTEADGNSDPNSDGPLGPRGLVEASEMCTQECLVLGHSDNC